A single region of the Triplophysa dalaica isolate WHDGS20190420 chromosome 15, ASM1584641v1, whole genome shotgun sequence genome encodes:
- the ppp1r3ca gene encoding protein phosphatase 1, regulatory subunit 3Ca translates to MSPARVLHMLSPPVPVMPMDVGVQLYITHSPPLCSFLSSYEDFRSHHLVNSCYKPLRPCLSSKAHLEPPLLGWQTPKSKAKKKVVFADSQGMSLTAVHVFSTFDNRVPPKPRLHFGLEDLEKVTATLRISSVQSQILDFPQPAGDYLDFRSRLLKNLVCLENCTLQERALTGTIKVRNVAYEKSVQVRITFDMWKSYQEVKCTFMNNVYGCQDTDTFSFAIELPSYVPPQNRVEFCISYRTGDQTYWDNNEGRNYGLVSTSLQQNKKGNSSTQSKKSESWKTGRKTDKGVNKFVSPLHPKNIIPKWQCWEDFDTSNPYW, encoded by the exons ATGAGTCCTGCAAG AGTTCTTCATATGCTCAGTCCCCCGGTTCCAGTTATGCCCATGGATGTTGGTGTGCAGCTCTACATCACCCATTCTCCACCCCTGTGCAGCTTCCTGAGCTCCTATGAAGACTTCAGGTCACATCACCTGGTCAATAGCTGCTACAAACCCCTGAGGCCCTGCCTGAGCTCCAAAGCCCACCTGGAGCCCCCCTTACTGGGCTGGCAAACACCAAAATCCAAGGCCAAGAAAAAGGTTGTGTTTGCAGATTCCCAGGGCATGTCGCTAACAGCGGTGCATGTCTTCTCCACCTTTGACAACAGAGTACCCCCTAAACCCCGCCTGCATTTTGGCCTGGAAGATCTGGAGAAAGTCACAGCAACTCTTCGAATAAGCTCGGTCCAGAGCCAAATTCTTGATTTTCCACAGCCGGCTGGAGACTATCTGGACTTCCGCAGCAGGCTGTTGAAAAACTTGGTTTGCTTGGAGAACTGTACCCTGCAGGAACGGGCCCTCACTGGCACGATTAAAGTACGCAACGTGGCGTACGAAAAGTCTGTGCAGGTGCGGATCACATTTGACATGTGGAAGAGCTACCAGGAAGTGAAATGCACCTTTATGAATAATGTCTATGGTTGCCAGGATACAGACACATTCTCTTTTGCCATTGAATTGCCTAGCTATGTGCCCCCTCAGAATAGGGTAGAATTTTGCATTAGCTATAGAACTGGAGACCAGACATACTGGGATAACAATGAAGGCCGAAATTACGGACTGGTTTCAACATctttgcaacaaaacaaaaaggggAATTCATCAACGCAGTCAAAGAAATCAGAATCTTGGAAGACAGGCAGGAAAACAGACAAAGGGGTTAACAAATTTGTTAGTCCCCTTCACCCCAAAAACATTATTCCCAAATGGCAGTGTTGGGAGGACTTTGACACTAGTAACCCCTACTGGTAA